In Nitrospirota bacterium, one genomic interval encodes:
- a CDS encoding hydrogenase 4 subunit F yields MTAILVLLGGPLLAGLLSLVIRRARILHGVNFTSMAAIVAAEASLGHRVLTEGPVTALGDFVYVDALSAFILFIIAVIGLSCSLYMWSYMDHHLARGTIGPKRLSRFFFLFHMFLLAMVAATMANSLGVLWVAIEGTTLATTFLIAFFRTREALEAGWKYLILCSVGIALALFGTVLTYYSSVRVLGDVSTALNVTKLLEVADRLDPHVLTLAFIFILVGYGTKVGLVPMHTWVPEAYSEAPAPVAAMLAGVLETVAVYAVLRSKTIVDRAIPSQFAGDLLILFGLVSFALAALFVLIQHNYKRLFAYSSIEHMGLAMVGFGVGGPVGTFGGLLHLLNHALAKSLAFFAAGNIHRRFDTLEIGEVRGLARAQPLTAAAVLVAGLALTGLPPFALFSSEVLVVSALAAQEFASNTLQLGQFLTVTVADEARSLGLVAVFLLFGVVLFGGFVYRVTAMVWGTPPDHVARGEGWGMGQVPLIVMALMLVALGVAIPEGLKTLLDHATTVLLVR; encoded by the coding sequence ATGACGGCCATCCTGGTCCTGTTGGGCGGGCCGCTGCTCGCGGGGCTGCTCAGCCTGGTGATCCGCAGGGCGCGCATCCTGCATGGGGTGAATTTCACCTCGATGGCGGCGATCGTCGCCGCCGAGGCCTCCCTCGGCCATCGGGTGCTGACCGAGGGGCCGGTGACGGCGCTGGGGGATTTCGTCTACGTGGACGCGCTCTCGGCGTTCATCCTGTTCATCATCGCCGTGATCGGGCTGTCCTGCTCGCTGTATATGTGGTCGTACATGGACCACCATCTGGCCCGCGGGACGATCGGGCCGAAGCGTCTCAGCCGGTTCTTCTTTCTGTTCCACATGTTCCTGTTGGCGATGGTGGCGGCCACCATGGCCAACAGCCTGGGCGTCCTGTGGGTGGCGATCGAGGGCACGACGCTGGCCACCACGTTCCTGATCGCGTTCTTCCGGACGCGCGAGGCGCTGGAGGCCGGGTGGAAATACCTGATCCTCTGCTCGGTGGGGATCGCGCTGGCCCTGTTCGGCACCGTGCTGACCTACTACTCCTCCGTGCGGGTGCTCGGCGACGTCAGCACCGCGCTCAACGTCACCAAGCTCCTGGAGGTGGCCGACCGGCTGGACCCACACGTGCTCACGCTGGCCTTCATCTTCATCCTGGTCGGATACGGTACAAAGGTCGGGCTGGTCCCCATGCATACCTGGGTGCCGGAAGCCTACAGCGAAGCGCCCGCCCCGGTGGCGGCCATGTTGGCCGGCGTCCTGGAGACAGTGGCGGTCTATGCAGTGCTGCGCAGCAAGACCATCGTGGACCGGGCGATCCCGTCCCAGTTCGCCGGGGACCTGCTCATACTGTTCGGGCTGGTGTCGTTCGCCTTGGCGGCCCTGTTCGTCCTGATCCAACACAATTACAAGCGACTCTTCGCCTATTCCAGCATCGAACACATGGGGCTGGCCATGGTCGGGTTCGGAGTCGGAGGCCCGGTCGGCACCTTCGGCGGGCTCCTACACCTGCTCAACCATGCCCTGGCCAAATCGCTGGCGTTTTTTGCGGCCGGCAACATCCACCGGCGGTTCGACACCCTGGAGATCGGAGAGGTACGGGGGCTGGCCAGGGCCCAACCTCTGACCGCGGCGGCGGTCCTCGTTGCGGGGCTGGCGCTGACCGGCCTGCCGCCGTTCGCGCTCTTCTCCAGCGAGGTCCTGGTCGTTTCGGCGCTGGCGGCGCAGGAATTCGCCTCGAACACGCTGCAGCTGGGCCAGTTCCTGACCGTCACGGTCGCCGACGAGGCGCGCAGCCTGGGCCTGGTGGCGGTCTTTCTGCTCTTCGGCGTCGTGCTGTTCGGCGGGTTCGTCTACCGCGTCACGGCGATGGTCTGGGGGACCCCGCCGGACCATGTCGCGCGGGGGGAGGGATGGGGCATGGGACAGGTGCCGTTGATCGTCATGGCCCTGATGCTGGTGGCGTTGGGTGTGGCGATCCCCGAAGGGCTCAAGACGCTGCTGGATCACGCGACGACCGTACTGTTGGTGAGGTGA
- a CDS encoding hydrogenase large subunit — MAETINPTERLQEAFGNAIADVSQVQGIPRFRLDKETLPLVAHFVHTHPDLRGSLSLLWAVDHRPREARYELCYLFTLVEQKDWLLLCTDLHGDDRLFRSITPHIHAAKWYEREIRDLFGLIAQGHPDLRRLVRHEHWPKGTHPLKKDFHWDTVLERHQGQHVFRRIEGEGVFEVPVGPIHAGIIEPGHFRFSVAGEPIMQLELHHFWKHRGVEKLFERQRLTTGLSLAERVSGDTTVGHSLAYCQAVEALLGLEVPRRARYLRSLFLELERLHNHLGDVGAICNDTAYALAHAHCSRMKERIMQLNDRLTGSRFLRGVNQIGGAGCDLTAGQLSGLLEETAAIERDFSELESVIFANASLTDRLEATGVLKERTAWDHAVMGLVGRASGIDRDLRRDRPFAAYDEVPVKVALYRYGDVRARLRVRMDEIHESVRLIGEIRRLIPQGPIAVEPAGLPAAGSWALSAVEGWRGEILYVVMAGEEGRIHRCKVRDPSFVNWPAIQWAVLGNIIPDFPLINKSFNLSYAGNDL; from the coding sequence ATGGCCGAGACCATCAATCCGACGGAGCGACTGCAAGAAGCGTTCGGGAACGCTATCGCGGACGTGAGCCAGGTTCAAGGGATTCCGAGGTTCAGGCTGGACAAGGAGACCTTGCCCCTCGTGGCCCACTTCGTCCACACGCATCCCGATCTGCGCGGGTCGCTCTCGCTCCTGTGGGCGGTGGACCATCGTCCCCGCGAGGCTCGGTACGAGCTCTGCTATTTATTCACGCTGGTGGAACAAAAAGACTGGCTGCTGCTGTGCACGGATCTGCACGGTGACGACCGGCTATTCCGATCCATCACCCCCCATATCCATGCGGCCAAGTGGTATGAACGCGAAATCCGGGACCTGTTCGGACTGATCGCGCAAGGACACCCGGATTTACGCCGGCTGGTAAGGCACGAGCACTGGCCCAAAGGGACCCATCCTCTGAAAAAAGATTTCCACTGGGATACCGTCTTGGAGCGCCACCAGGGGCAGCACGTCTTTCGCCGCATCGAGGGCGAAGGGGTGTTCGAAGTGCCGGTCGGACCGATCCATGCCGGGATTATCGAACCGGGACACTTCCGGTTCTCGGTCGCCGGCGAGCCGATCATGCAGCTCGAACTGCATCACTTCTGGAAGCACCGCGGGGTCGAGAAGCTCTTCGAGCGACAACGTCTCACGACGGGGCTGTCACTGGCCGAGCGGGTCTCCGGCGACACGACCGTCGGCCACAGCCTGGCCTACTGCCAGGCGGTCGAAGCCCTGCTGGGGCTGGAGGTCCCACGGCGGGCCCGATACTTGCGCAGCCTCTTTCTGGAACTGGAGCGGCTGCACAACCACCTGGGCGACGTCGGGGCCATCTGCAACGACACGGCCTACGCCCTGGCCCATGCCCATTGCAGCCGGATGAAAGAGCGGATCATGCAGCTCAACGACCGGTTGACCGGCTCCCGTTTTCTCCGGGGCGTCAATCAAATCGGCGGCGCCGGATGCGATCTCACGGCCGGGCAGTTGTCCGGCCTGCTGGAAGAGACCGCTGCCATTGAGCGTGACTTCTCCGAACTTGAGTCCGTCATCTTTGCCAACGCCTCGCTCACGGACCGGCTGGAGGCGACGGGGGTGCTCAAGGAACGCACCGCCTGGGACCATGCCGTCATGGGCCTGGTCGGCCGGGCCTCCGGCATCGACCGAGACCTGCGCCGCGATCGCCCCTTTGCCGCGTATGACGAAGTGCCGGTGAAGGTGGCCCTGTACCGCTACGGCGACGTGCGGGCCCGCCTGCGAGTTCGCATGGACGAGATCCATGAGTCCGTGCGGCTGATCGGGGAAATCCGCCGGCTGATCCCGCAGGGCCCGATCGCCGTGGAGCCGGCCGGCTTGCCGGCGGCCGGCTCCTGGGCCCTGTCGGCGGTCGAGGGCTGGCGGGGCGAGATCCTCTATGTGGTCATGGCCGGCGAAGAGGGACGGATCCACCGCTGCAAGGTGCGCGATCCCTCCTTCGTCAACTGGCCGGCGATCCAGTGGGCGGTCCTGGGCAATATCATCCCGGACTTCCCGCTCATCAACAAGAGCTTCAACTTGTCGTATGCGGGGAACGACTTGTGA
- a CDS encoding M48 family peptidase → MSGTSISPRPRWAGSAPPAIRRPSPHWKRACGCTSGACWRRRPGRSSRRLPRTLTVDPAHLQRLWTDLNLRWFDGGLPPIEIVWSRRLTASAGLFVSRGGPRLPVIGGRQRRIRLSAPLLRDSSAQAEREIFATLAHEMIHQWQYDILKRRPNHGPDFHRKMEAMNRSGLGITIRHDLTEAVRRLAKYAWRCLNCGQTYERQRRSIRPSRHRCGSCRGNLEELSAEKSL, encoded by the coding sequence GTGAGCGGTACCAGTATTTCACCGAGGCCAAGATGGGCCGGCTCCGCGCCGCCGGCTATACGGCGCCCTTCACCTCACTGGAAGAGGGCGTGCGGCTGTACGTCCGGGGCCTGCTGGCGCAGGCGGCCCGGACGTAGCTCGCGCCGATTGCCCCGCACATTGACCGTGGACCCAGCGCACCTGCAACGCCTTTGGACCGACTTGAACCTCCGTTGGTTCGACGGGGGACTGCCTCCCATCGAGATCGTCTGGAGCCGGCGCCTGACCGCCTCCGCCGGGCTGTTCGTGAGCCGGGGCGGCCCGCGCCTGCCGGTGATCGGCGGACGGCAGCGCCGGATCCGTCTTTCGGCCCCGCTGCTCCGAGATTCTTCCGCCCAGGCCGAGCGGGAGATCTTCGCCACCCTGGCCCATGAAATGATTCACCAGTGGCAATACGACATCCTCAAGCGTCGCCCGAACCACGGGCCTGACTTCCACCGCAAGATGGAAGCCATGAACCGGAGCGGGTTGGGCATCACCATCCGTCATGACCTGACCGAGGCGGTGCGAAGGCTGGCCAAGTACGCCTGGCGATGCCTGAACTGCGGGCAAACCTACGAGCGGCAGCGGCGGAGCATCAGGCCAAGCCGTCATCGCTGCGGGAGTTGCCGGGGGAATTTAGAAGAGCTGAGCGCGGAGAAGAGCCTATAG
- a CDS encoding DNA polymerase IV, translating into MAKWFRQILFGDVDAMFASAAVLADPSLAGKPVAVGGRPPRGIIAAASYAVRQYGVRSAMPTAQALTLCPHLILVPPDRPLYQRLHEQMRQVADRFFPAVEWTSIDEFYADATDLQTLHPDPRFLGQRVKDAILEATGLRCTIALATGKSVAKVAADAHKPDGLAVIEPGTEAAFLAPRPVKSLPGIGPKTAETLDRLGVRAIGDLLDPRLEPLLRRAWGKRLPVIQALAQGRDDDPVVPDRARKSLGRETTFEHDTNDVAFLERTLRGFLGELTHELRMEGLAAGSFTVKLKDAAHRITAKQQRFPQPLNDDAVMWGEIRETLRGLLSPHTSYRLAGITFGDLLPAAGGLFDQRRRHALAAMDAIIEKHGPKAIRLGGTPETS; encoded by the coding sequence ATGGCGAAGTGGTTCCGCCAGATTCTCTTCGGCGATGTGGACGCCATGTTCGCGTCCGCGGCCGTCCTGGCCGATCCGTCGCTGGCCGGGAAACCGGTCGCGGTGGGAGGACGGCCGCCGCGCGGGATCATCGCCGCCGCCAGCTACGCGGTGCGGCAGTACGGCGTCCGCTCCGCCATGCCGACGGCGCAAGCCCTCACGTTGTGCCCTCACCTGATCCTCGTTCCGCCGGATCGGCCCCTCTACCAGCGCCTGCACGAGCAGATGCGTCAGGTGGCCGACCGGTTCTTTCCCGCCGTCGAATGGACCAGCATCGACGAGTTCTATGCGGACGCGACGGACCTCCAAACCCTCCACCCCGATCCGAGGTTCTTGGGGCAGCGCGTCAAAGACGCGATCCTCGAGGCGACCGGCCTGCGGTGCACGATCGCCCTGGCCACCGGCAAGTCCGTGGCCAAGGTCGCCGCGGATGCGCACAAGCCCGACGGATTGGCGGTGATCGAGCCGGGCACCGAAGCGGCCTTCCTGGCCCCGCGTCCCGTGAAGTCGCTGCCCGGCATCGGGCCGAAGACCGCCGAAACGCTGGACCGGCTCGGCGTACGCGCGATCGGCGACTTGCTGGACCCCCGTCTCGAGCCGCTGTTGCGCCGGGCCTGGGGCAAACGGTTGCCGGTCATCCAGGCGCTCGCGCAAGGGAGGGACGATGATCCGGTCGTGCCGGATCGCGCACGCAAGAGCCTTGGCCGTGAGACGACGTTCGAGCACGACACGAACGATGTAGCGTTCCTGGAACGGACGCTGCGCGGGTTTCTCGGCGAGCTGACGCACGAGCTACGGATGGAGGGCCTCGCGGCCGGCTCCTTTACCGTGAAACTCAAAGACGCAGCGCACCGGATCACCGCCAAGCAGCAGCGCTTCCCCCAACCGCTGAACGATGACGCGGTCATGTGGGGGGAGATCCGCGAGACGCTGCGCGGACTCCTGTCGCCGCACACCTCGTACCGGCTTGCCGGGATCACCTTCGGCGATCTCCTCCCCGCGGCGGGAGGTCTCTTCGACCAGCGGCGGCGCCACGCCCTCGCCGCCATGGACGCCATCATCGAGAAGCACGGGCCGAAGGCGATTCGACTTGGCGGGACACCGGAAACTTCGTAG
- the nuoB gene encoding NADH-quinone oxidoreductase subunit NuoB, protein MFRIIKKSLKTGVVTGQHPEAGPAEQPVASEARKNAAPFRRSLAVREVDTGSCNACEMEMNALMNPVYDGERFGLHVAASPRHADALVVTGPVTVNMERALKDVYRATPDPKLVIALGDCAVNCGVFKGSYAVTGPVERHIPVDVRIPGCPPRPAEILAALEELRGRLDKTAG, encoded by the coding sequence ATGTTCCGCATCATCAAGAAGAGTCTCAAGACGGGCGTCGTGACGGGCCAGCACCCAGAGGCGGGACCGGCCGAGCAACCGGTCGCTTCGGAGGCCAGGAAAAACGCCGCGCCTTTCCGGCGATCGTTGGCCGTCCGTGAAGTGGACACAGGCTCCTGCAATGCCTGCGAGATGGAGATGAACGCCTTGATGAACCCGGTGTACGACGGCGAGCGATTCGGCCTCCACGTGGCCGCCTCCCCCCGCCATGCCGACGCGCTGGTGGTCACCGGGCCGGTCACCGTGAACATGGAGCGGGCCTTGAAAGATGTCTACAGGGCCACGCCCGATCCGAAGCTGGTCATCGCTCTGGGGGACTGCGCCGTCAACTGCGGGGTGTTCAAGGGGAGCTACGCCGTGACCGGTCCGGTCGAGCGACACATTCCCGTGGACGTTCGCATCCCCGGCTGCCCGCCGCGGCCGGCCGAAATCCTGGCGGCGCTCGAAGAACTGCGGGGACGGCTCGACAAGACCGCGGGCTGA
- a CDS encoding SIS domain-containing protein, with translation MKELALKAFEESADVKRRFVAEHADRIVLVAQLLIRAIQAGQKVLLFGNGGSSTDASHIAAEFVGRYHRDRSPYPAMALATDMAAVTCIGNDYGYDEIFARQVRAHGRKGDVAIAISTSGNSPNVLKAVAAARECGLVTIGWTGGKGGKLAGIVDHAFIVPSTVTARIQESHITLGHVLCELIDAALIGKPS, from the coding sequence ATGAAAGAGCTGGCGCTGAAAGCGTTCGAGGAAAGCGCCGACGTCAAGCGGCGGTTCGTCGCCGAGCACGCCGACCGCATCGTCCTGGTGGCACAGTTGCTCATCCGCGCCATTCAAGCGGGGCAGAAGGTGCTGCTGTTCGGCAACGGCGGCAGCTCCACCGACGCCAGCCATATCGCGGCCGAATTCGTGGGACGCTACCACCGGGATCGATCCCCCTACCCCGCTATGGCCCTGGCGACGGACATGGCGGCCGTCACCTGTATCGGCAACGACTACGGCTATGACGAAATTTTTGCCCGGCAGGTCCGCGCCCATGGGCGCAAGGGCGACGTCGCCATCGCGATCAGCACCAGCGGCAACTCTCCCAACGTGCTGAAGGCCGTCGCGGCCGCGCGCGAGTGTGGATTGGTCACCATCGGCTGGACCGGCGGCAAGGGCGGCAAGCTGGCGGGAATCGTGGACCATGCCTTCATCGTTCCCTCGACCGTGACCGCGCGCATTCAGGAAAGCCACATCACGCTCGGCCATGTCCTCTGCGAACTGATCGATGCCGCACTGATCGGCAAACCGAGCTGA
- the rfaD gene encoding ADP-glyceromanno-heptose 6-epimerase, with protein MKPLHPILVTGAAGFIGSRFVASCNEQGWPVVSVDELASFGTRPEMAGIDFGSRVSLHELRSWLQTEQPALKAVVHLGACTDTTEMNEAYLKSVNLDYSQHLWTYCVQQRLPLVYASSAATYGDGSLGYDDDETLIPRLKPLNPYGQSKQDFDCWALDQERRGSSPPAWSAFKFFNVYGFGERHKDKMASVVLHAFDQVRTKGKVRLFKSHKAGIADGEQKRDFIYVRDVVDVLRFALEKPLARGIFNLGTGQARTFLDLVRCVFRELGRPEAIEFIDTPIEIRERYQYFTEAKMGRLRAAGYTAPFTSLEEGVRLYVRGLLAQAART; from the coding sequence ATGAAACCTCTCCACCCCATTCTCGTCACCGGCGCCGCCGGCTTCATCGGCTCACGATTCGTGGCCTCGTGCAACGAGCAGGGCTGGCCGGTCGTGTCGGTGGATGAGTTGGCATCCTTCGGGACGAGGCCCGAGATGGCCGGGATCGACTTCGGCAGCAGGGTCAGCCTGCATGAGCTGCGGTCCTGGCTCCAGACGGAGCAGCCGGCGCTGAAGGCCGTCGTCCACCTGGGCGCCTGCACAGACACGACGGAGATGAACGAAGCCTATCTCAAATCTGTCAACCTGGACTATTCGCAGCACCTCTGGACCTACTGCGTCCAACAACGCCTCCCCCTCGTCTACGCCAGCAGCGCGGCCACCTACGGCGACGGATCGCTGGGCTACGACGACGACGAGACCCTGATTCCCCGGCTGAAGCCGCTGAACCCCTACGGTCAGTCCAAGCAGGACTTCGACTGTTGGGCCCTCGACCAGGAGCGGCGCGGCAGCTCCCCGCCGGCCTGGTCGGCCTTCAAGTTCTTCAACGTGTACGGCTTCGGCGAGCGCCACAAGGACAAGATGGCCAGCGTGGTGCTCCACGCCTTCGACCAGGTCCGGACGAAGGGGAAGGTCCGCCTGTTCAAGAGCCACAAGGCCGGGATCGCCGACGGAGAACAGAAACGAGACTTCATCTATGTGCGCGACGTCGTGGACGTCCTCCGCTTCGCGCTGGAGAAGCCGCTGGCTCGCGGGATCTTCAACCTGGGGACGGGACAGGCCAGGACGTTCCTGGACCTGGTCCGCTGCGTCTTTCGCGAGCTGGGACGGCCCGAGGCGATCGAGTTCATCGACACGCCGATCGAGATTCGTGAGCGGTACCAGTATTTCACCGAGGCCAAGATGGGCCGGCTCCGCGCCGCCGGCTATACGGCGCCCTTCACCTCACTGGAAGAGGGCGTGCGGCTGTACGTCCGGGGCCTGCTGGCGCAGGCGGCCCGGACGTAG